The Polypterus senegalus isolate Bchr_013 chromosome 10, ASM1683550v1, whole genome shotgun sequence genomic interval ttaaagttattttgtctGATTTTTTAATATGCATGTTTTgcattgtgggtgtgtgtgcatcaGGGTGTGTTACAAAGAACTGGCCTCTTATCAAGGGCTAGAGCCAAATGCTTCCATACTATGCTCTGAGATGAATTGGGCAGGCTTGTGcccatatacaatatatttacagtgtgtatgtatagaatATGCTTTGACAGACAGATGGAAAGACAAATTTTAAAGGCATTCTGTAATGAACATTAAAAAAGCTgtgacaagaacaagccattcagaccaacaagatCATTGTCCCTGTTCTCTTAAATCCTCCAAACTAACACCAGGACAAGTTCTGAAGAACCCTACAGCcttactctccaccacactacttggtaatttactcCATGCGTctttggttctttgtgtgaagaaaaacttcctagcATTTGTTGCCCTgcattcttgttgaagaatttatctTGAAGTAACTAACCAAGATGAGATCTCAAAGACTGCAAGTACATACAACATTTTCTTTTCAACTAATCTAGATAACAgtttcattgtcttgttggattgAATTTTTTTGTCTAATCAAGGGTTGTGTTTAGCCATATTGAATTTCCAAAAGGCAGCTTTTGCCTATTTATTTATACAGGCAATGCTGTGTACTTTGGCTTTGACTGTTTGCGTAGAGTTTAACATTTCTAGTTTCATATTCTAAAGAAtggcatttcagatttttttggtttgttatGGGCCTGTGAAGCCCAGGATAATTCACTAATATGTGTGACCAACAAACAAGTAATGAGTTGAGTGAACCACAGCACATGAACGCACAAGTCCACCTCATTGCAGTTTTCAAGTCATACCCCACCTTATTTAACGCACAACCACAAGGACAGCATCTGTACACAGCAGCCTCTGTGGTGCAAATCACTGAGACTAAGACTGTGCATCACCAACATCCAGCCCCGCCTACAAACATCAGCCCTGCCCTATTGCACAGGCTGAGGTGTGGACTATGCAGGATGACTCCCTAGAGGATTGGGTGTTAGCACCAGCGATGCACATTAGTACATCGTCATACACACAAGTTTTCATGAAGCAGTTGTAACTTGCATTTGAGACAAATGGTTGAGTAAAGCATTGTGAACAATTACATatccttttttttcctgctttaatATTGCCTGAACAAATGTGTAAAAGAGTAAAATTAGCCATTTGTCTTTGAAAGTGTAGTGGAGTACAACTGAAAATAGACAGACAATTTTAAAcgaaaaaagcagaaatattcttCAAACATATTTAAGTGGAAGTATTCCTACTTCTTTAATGTACAACACTGGTGATAATGGCTCTTTCTTGCGACCTTGCACTAATAATCAGATCAGAAATTAGCAGGATAGGTGTACTGTACTTCATCAGTCAATAAGGGATGCAAGAATACAttgaatttacaaataaaataatttatataatgcatttgtGAATATATTGCGACCGATAGTGGTGCACTTTCATTTTCTGGGGCTGGTTCACCCTGATCCAATGCAAAGAGAAATAGTCTCTCAAATAACCCAGTGTATTGGTGTGGGATCATTTGTGGAGGGTAGGACGTATGGCAGCTGTCCAATGATGTTTGGAGGCTTTAAAGCCGATCACTTACATGCTATTCTGTCCTGTCCAGACTACCTTTTCCCCATTGTGTAAATGTATCAGTTATGGATTGACACCCCTTCAAAGTTTAGTGGTAGTCTTGTTCTCAGAGCTGCTGTTCAGGTCTCCCTACAGCTCTGAACTTCAATATGTTGGTTCCATAATCTGTGGATGGGTGAGCAGATTTTGAATAAAGCATTAGGTACATGAAGAAGTCTGACGTGAAGTTTTATTAGGTACCTTTgcaaatccaaatatcaaaacaATGTTGGTAACCATTTCTGCTGTCTGTACTTCTTCTCCCAAGTCACAAACGGGTATATGCCCTGCATCGACAGCCCAAACTCaattgctgtttaaaaaaaaaacaaaaataaaaattataaaggcGGGTGAACATATGGGCATCACACACATCCTCAGTGTTACTACCAAAACCTTACCATGTCAGTAAATTGGTTCAGACCCATGGTGTAGCTATGCTTCCCCTCCTCGTATTCTCTATTGTGCTTCTCAATTTGGCTGAGGTTGTCTTCCCATACCATCCGCCTGTAGATCTTTCGCTCCTTCACAACACACATTATGAACTCAGTCAACTCAAATTAAAGCATCAGCCTACCTGGCCCAACTTGTCAAAGACAGACCTACACAAGCATAAAATGGAACCCTGAGAGATACAGAGGGTGGTGAGGACCCAAACATCTTCATGCTTCCCTACTTGAGGGGAATTACAGGTCTGTTCAGAGCATCTGTGCCTTTATCCAGCCGGCCCTTACACTAAGACTTCTGACATGACTAGAAACTTAACAGGTCTGGTTGAAGTCATCTGCCAATGTCACCCGTCCCCATGGCTGCATCAGTCACCTTTGAGTATTGCTTTCCATGTATGCGCTTCCATTCCTCCCAGGCCTTGTCCAGTGATGAATTCCTTGTGTGCACACAAGCACAGGCAGCAGCAAGCACCATGCAGGTCAACACGAGCAGCGTCTTCATGATGTAGGTGCAGGAAGGACGTGCTATGATCTTAAAAGAACAGCAGCATTTGATTTAAGAGACAAAATGTTAGGAGGCCAAAGCTCTCAGAAGTTAAGGAGAACCAGGAGATCCCATTAGTTGTCCCTCTGCTTCCTTACACTTCTCCTCAGTTCAAGGTTTCATGCATACAACACAAACAGAAACCTGTGAGCCAACAGCTGCCTGCAGTCTACTTaccagtctgtgttgggtcaaaGACTGAAATGGTGGATGTGCTTTTATATTGTCTGAACTCTGAAGTGGCAGGACAGATGGTGGAAGTGAGTGGAATAAAGGTTTACAGATCTGTCCACCAAAGAGACCGCCTGTGTGTGAGGACAGATTGGGTGTTCATCAACAGAACATTAACAAAGCTGATGGGGTGAATGGACTGAAGGAGAGCAACCTGGCAACTCGGAGAAGTGTGACATTGGCATCACTCCCAGACCATGCAGCACTGTCTAAGGGTGGTGTTTACTATGGAAAGGAAcgttgtgtttgtgttttcaatCAATAGTCATGGAGTTTACGATTTGTGCAGAAAAATAATTGTGGATGGCCTTAATATACTGTGTTACATGATACCATGAATAACCAGAGGAGTAAACAaaggcaatatatatatttatatttttaatttagttttgaagAATTTCTCTTTAAAATCTAATTATAAATGTAACAGGATCTAAGAGATATTATTAAGTCAAGCTGGTATTCAATGGTATCTTCTTTTCTTTGCTGTATTCACTCGACAAAAGAACAGGCCTTGAACTCCTCCCTTTtctgcaaaataaaacagaatgctTTATGAAATTAAGCAGGAGCAGATCGCTGTTGTTTGACTGTAAAATAAGTCAGACACTGAAATTCGTACCTTATCAGCAAACTCGTTCAGGCCCACGGTGAAGCTGTGCTTCCCCTCCATGTACTCTTTGTTATGCTTCTCAATCCAGCGTAGCCTATCCTCCCACACCAGCCGTCTGGAGCTCTCCTCTTCCTTTAAAACATAGCTCACAGTTATACTTAAGTTTCTTGTCTCTTGAAGGTTAACTGAAGTGTTCACTTTGCCCTCATCTTCCTCTTAATGAACACCACACTGTCCTGATCTACTTCTTAGTGACAAACTCATACAATTGGTTAGAGTGGTCTTTGCAATTGTGAacgaaacacatttatttttccttttctgtgaaGTGTTAAATTACCGGTAGTTGTATTTCAGTACATATTGGAAATGATCAGCACTGTTCATTCTACCTGTATGACTCAGTTTGCTGTATTTTTTCCTAAGTGTGATGAGCTCTTACTGATGTTTGCTGTTTTCTGACTGGTCCTGTGTTCTGTATTCTGTACTGTATAAATGAAGCTACTTGGGACTTCCCCACCAGAACAGTACAGCAAAAGTGTGTTTATCCTTCTCTCTTAGCAAGAATAAGTTAAAATCTCAGTCTACTAACTCAGTTTTTCATTGTGGTTCAGGAACATCCACAACACCTTATCAGGAAGTGCCCCATCCATTCCCTTCCCAACAGATCTAGGCCACGGATGCAGTTTCGAGTGTGTGGctatttttatgtattaattgGTTTCTGACACAAAATTTCAGTAAACACAGACCACCTTCCAAAATCATCTCTCTGGCACTATGCACCAGAATTGGTGCTTTAGAAATCCATCTCTTTATGACAGCACTGCTTGGCAGATACAGttatgtccataaatatttggacagagacgacttttttctaatttttggttctgtacattaccacaatgaattttaaatgaaacaactcagatgcagttgaagtgcagactttcagctttaattcagtgggttgaacaaaaagattgcataaaaatgtgaggcaactaaagtattttttaacacaatccctttatttcaggggctcaaaactaattggacaaattaaataactggaaataaaatgttgatttctaacacttggttgaaaaccctttgctggcaatgacagcctgaagtcttgaactcctggacatcacgagatgctgggtttcctcctttttaatccTCTGCCAGGCcgttactgcagcggctttcagttgctatTTGTTTGTGGggctttctgtccgaagtttagtcttcaacaagtgaaatgcatgctcagttgggttaagatcaggtgactgacttggccatttaagaattttccacttctttgctttaataaactcctgggttgctttggctgtatgttttgggtcattgtccatctgtatcatgaaacgccacccaatcaattggactgcatttagctggatttgagcagacagtatgtctctgaacacctcagaattcattcagctgcttctgtcctgtgtcacatcatcaataaacactagtgtcctaGTGCCACTGGCcaccatgcacgcccaagccatcacactgcctccacatgtcttacagatgatgtggtatactttggataatgagctgttccacgccttctccatacttttttcttgccatcattctggtagaggttgatcttggcttcatctgtccaaagaatgtttttcagaactgtgctggcttttttagatgttctttagcaaagtccaatctagcctttctattcttgaggcttatgagtggcttgcaccttgcagtgcaccctctttatttactttcatgcagtcttctctttatggtagacttggatctCGATACACCGACTCCCCAGAGAGTGTTGCTCACTTGATTGGCTGTCGTGAAGGGGTTTCTCtccaccatggaaatgattctgtgatcatccaccactgttgtcttctgtggacgtccaggtctttttttcACCagagcttgctttctttctcaggttgtacaaaactgtagattttgccactcgtaatattgtagcagtttctcagatggattttttctgttttcacagcttaaggatggcttctttcacctgcattgagagctcctttgaccgcatgttgtctgttcacagcaaaatcttccacatgcaagcaccacaacggaaatcaactccaggccttttatctgcttaattgataatgacataacgacggacttgcccacagctgcccatgaaatagcctttgagttaattgtccaattacttttgagcctctgaaatgaagggattgtgttaaaaatactttagttgcctcacatttttatgcaattgttttgttcaacccactgaattaaagctgaaagtctgcactttatCTGCATCTCAgttgttacatttaaaattcattgtggtaatgtacagaaccaaaaattagaaaaaagtcgtctctgtccaaatatttatggacctagctGGGCACCACCTGCTCCCAACCCCAAGCCCGCGGTTTTGCTGGTTACCTGTGTTGTGTATTGCTTCTCAAATTTGATCTTCCATTCTTCCCAGGCGCTGTCCAACGAGGGGTCTCTGGTGTGCAGGCTGGCAGAGTAAACAGCCACCACAATGCAGGCCAGTAGAAGCAGTGTCCTCATGGTGTAGGATTATAGAGTGATTGCTGTCAAAACAATTACGACAGCTGCTAGAGGTTTACACGAGATAGCAGAGAGACTCAGACATTCATTTCATAGCACATTTACTCCAAGGGTGCAGGAATCTTCAGTCTTACCCAGCAGTGTTGCCTACAAGCAAGGAATCAACTCTAGGCCAAGTGCCACTCCATTACAGGGGCACAAATGCACACAGAAGCAAAAGCGCACTGAGAAAAGCAAATGGTGACAAACACAGGCTGTGACAACTGCAGTCAATAATGTTTAAACATTACAAGATAAACTCTTCCaatttttcatttcataacaTATGTATATCAATCCAATGTCAATTATGATCTTTAAGCGTCTTAGGAATTGTGATTTTACCACTGGAAAGATTGTTTTATTTGtcagaaagaataaaaagagaaaatgtgccAAATTAAAACATGTACTGCAAGGAAAAACTTGCTTCACAAATGGAGAGGAAACTCTAAACCATATAATTAAAAGTGTAACTATATTATGCTGTTTATATCGCTACATTATGTGCTATCACTCACAAAAGCAGCACCTGTTCAAATGTCAGCATTGACTGTTAAGGTGGTAATTAAGCTGGTGTGACCACCAAATACCAGACACAATTTAACCAAACACAGTATAAATTTCGTgcccccccgccacccatgtttaatacatgctttattgcatttcatcgtgaagaagatatcaagtatttctcttagtattctgaatgttcttagagcaggaacatcatgaagtcaatgtgcggcgatcgctgcctgcgcctcacagtgcaagaggaagtcagttgaagaagcgcatagagattaaaaactgggtcggggaacacttaatataaagcatttaatgtgctacattaattaatgaaggggtcgccataaatggcgagaataaagtggaaatgtcgagaataaagtcaacatgtcgactttaatcttgatgtaaatggcgagaataaagtggaaatgtcgagaataaagtcaacatgtcgactttaatcttgatgtaaatggcgagaataaagtggaaatgtcgagaataaagtcagcacgtcgactttaatctcgacatttagactttttttttcttcgctgtgtccgtattttttttttttttcaccgtggccctaatacgcttccgtacacaGGCTCTCAGGTCCAGCACAGTATGATTATTTCAATAAGCACACTATGTGTCCTTCCAATCCTCCTTTGCGAGCTTTGCCCTCTACATCCCGACTCTGACTCTGAGTGGCTTCTTTAATGTGGAGTAACCAAGCTAGGAGTAAGCCTAAGGAATACTGCCACTTCTAGCAATGGAGGATGAATTCTTCCCAATATCCAACCTTCCTCAGACTAACCATTCCTCATTCATCCCCCGGCTGAGTTATGCCTCCACTCCTGTGGCCCTTCAATTATGGCCCCTTGCCAGGTGGGGAATTATCCTGGACCCAAGTccggatgccagtccatcctttTTGGCACTTACACTGGACATATCATGATTTGGACACCTCTAGCTCTGAAGTGGAAGTATCCACCAGCTCTTCAGAATCATCAAACACTTCATTACAAGGCAGAAACCTTAAAGGTAATAACATTTAACTATGCTGGTGAACCATTTTGTAATTGTTGAAAATGTCtccaaaatttattttgtgaCTTTCCTAGAAAGGAAAAGCAACCCACAAGCTGTGCCACCACCTGGGGTAATGCCTTAATTGAGAGTATATTTGCCATTATGTATATTTTTGGCTAAAAAGCTAGCAATAGCCTCTTTGACTTTGTATTTGGTTAGCATTCTAGTTTAGGCAACAgcatattttgaattaatttggtATTTCAACTTACTATTCATCTCCTGATCCTGTTTATCAGATGCTTTTGCAGCAGGGAAGTTTGGATTTTAAAAAGCAGGTGGGCTTTGCCTATTCAGTGATCAAGGTGAACTGCTAACTATTTGGTCTGGTgtttaaaggagaaaaagaatatttctctttatctttttttatctGCATTACAACAGCCACCTGATTCTTTCCGGTAACCTTTACTTTTTAAAGTGACTTGCACAGACCATCCAACTGTATATTTTACATTCCAATGTCCCAATATGGATTACAGCTTTTCCTCTctcttattccttttttaaatatattaaattatgtgGACACAGTGGTCTTCAAGTTAATAATTCCTCTTCTGTTCTAACTGATAATGGTTTTCATGCAAGACTCTTAGTAGCTATGAATAGAGCAGCTATCCTTGTGTTATCCTGTTTGATTTGGAGTTCTTCATTTGCAATGTTCagtttgtacccttgtcctgtacCTCTTGTATCAAAACAAACTGATGTAACTCAGTTGTGTTGACCTCTTTAGTAAGTCTCTTTGTACAAAAACATCTCAtcagtgaataaatgtaaatgtaaaatgtctgGCATGTTTTTTTCCTAATTCTTAACAATTAAGAATTTAGAATTTATATCAatgagtaaaaaaacaaacaattcggACTAAAAGGAGTA includes:
- the LOC120537664 gene encoding protein CTLA-2-alpha-like; this encodes MRTLLLLACIVVAVYSASLHTRDPSLDSAWEEWKIKFEKQYTTQEEESSRRLVWEDRLRWIEKHNKEYMEGKHSFTVGLNEFADKKREEFKACSFVE